The following coding sequences lie in one Haladaptatus sp. DJG-WS-42 genomic window:
- a CDS encoding alpha-1 4-glucan-protein synthase, translating into MTTDICVIIPTIREYECVRAYLDNAREHEFDIDRLHLLLVTEDFCDTDAMEAMLEDEGVSGDVFDGSRREEWYDAHDIGDYSHIIPAASHAETSFGLLYMWANPQYDLGFFIDDDTLPHPEEDFFGRHLANLDYEGDIERVQSDTQWVNVLYQNADEHGLYPRGYPYAAMNETVKTDTTEISDVVASQGLWTNVPDLDAVRILMDGDLQGQAQTRTGHADFSNDFVAARDNYLTVCSMNLAFRREVIPAFYQLPMDDNEWNVGRFDDIWSGVFLKRACDIMGTEIYNGFPLCEHNKAPRSTFDDLNNEVPALELNEHVWELVDEVGEDADSYAEAFEAMADTLADGEFDQWNNGDFLNFVGEYMHDWLDCLAELGESHPKQAVEAVADD; encoded by the coding sequence ATGACCACCGATATTTGTGTCATCATCCCAACTATCCGCGAGTACGAGTGCGTCCGGGCGTATCTTGACAACGCACGCGAACACGAGTTCGACATAGACAGGCTCCATCTCCTGCTCGTCACAGAGGACTTCTGTGACACTGACGCCATGGAAGCGATGCTCGAAGACGAAGGCGTGTCCGGAGACGTGTTCGACGGCTCTCGCCGCGAGGAGTGGTACGACGCCCACGATATCGGTGACTACTCACACATCATCCCCGCTGCGAGCCACGCAGAGACGAGCTTTGGCCTGCTCTACATGTGGGCGAACCCGCAGTACGACCTCGGCTTTTTCATCGACGACGACACCCTCCCACACCCGGAGGAGGACTTCTTCGGTCGCCACCTGGCCAACCTCGACTACGAGGGCGACATCGAGCGCGTCCAGTCTGACACCCAGTGGGTAAACGTCCTCTACCAAAACGCGGACGAACACGGCCTGTACCCGCGTGGCTACCCGTACGCCGCGATGAACGAGACGGTCAAGACCGACACCACCGAAATCTCAGACGTCGTCGCCTCACAAGGCCTCTGGACGAACGTCCCTGACTTAGACGCCGTGCGCATCCTCATGGACGGTGACCTACAAGGGCAAGCCCAGACGCGAACCGGGCATGCAGACTTCTCCAACGACTTTGTTGCCGCCCGCGACAACTACCTCACCGTCTGCTCGATGAATCTCGCCTTCCGCCGCGAGGTTATCCCCGCGTTCTACCAGCTCCCAATGGACGACAACGAGTGGAACGTCGGGCGCTTTGACGACATCTGGAGCGGCGTCTTCCTCAAGCGCGCCTGCGACATCATGGGAACCGAGATTTACAACGGCTTCCCGCTGTGCGAGCACAACAAAGCGCCACGTTCGACGTTCGACGACCTGAACAACGAAGTTCCCGCGCTCGAACTCAACGAGCACGTCTGGGAACTCGTAGACGAGGTCGGCGAGGACGCAGACTCCTACGCAGAAGCGTTCGAGGCGATGGCAGACACTCTCGCAGACGGCGAGTTCGACCAGTGGAACAACGGCGACTTCCTCAACTTCGTCGGCGAGTACATGCACGACTGGCTCGACTGCCTCGCAGAACTCGG
- a CDS encoding beta-ketoacyl-ACP reductase, whose product MDLEHQTCVVTGASRGIGRGIAVELASEGANVVVNYRSSEGEAYDVVEEIEEAGGTAIAVQADVANIDEVEAMRKKVTNAFGPATVLVNNAGITVDKKFTNMTREDWDRVMDVNLGGIFNCTSVFFDDITDSKDGRLINISSVVGQQGNYGQANYATTKSGLFGFTRTIALEMARSRATANCVAPGFVKTDMLETVPDRVQEKIIQRIPLGRFAEVEDIAGMVSFLASPKSSYMTGQILGVNGGMEW is encoded by the coding sequence ATGGATCTGGAACACCAAACATGCGTTGTAACCGGTGCCTCTCGGGGTATCGGCCGTGGGATTGCTGTTGAATTAGCCAGCGAAGGGGCAAACGTCGTCGTGAACTACCGCTCTTCAGAGGGCGAGGCGTACGACGTCGTCGAAGAGATTGAAGAAGCCGGTGGGACGGCCATCGCCGTCCAAGCAGACGTTGCGAACATCGACGAGGTCGAAGCCATGCGCAAGAAGGTCACCAACGCCTTCGGTCCGGCGACGGTGCTCGTGAACAACGCGGGCATCACGGTGGACAAGAAGTTCACCAACATGACCCGCGAAGACTGGGACCGCGTCATGGACGTGAACTTAGGCGGAATCTTCAACTGCACGAGCGTCTTCTTCGACGACATCACCGACTCCAAAGACGGCCGCCTCATCAACATCTCAAGCGTCGTTGGCCAGCAGGGGAACTACGGCCAAGCGAACTACGCGACCACGAAAAGTGGCCTGTTCGGGTTCACCCGGACGATTGCCCTCGAAATGGCGCGCTCGCGGGCCACCGCGAACTGTGTCGCACCTGGTTTCGTCAAGACAGACATGCTCGAAACGGTTCCAGACCGTGTCCAAGAGAAAATCATCCAGCGCATTCCGCTTGGGCGCTTCGCCGAAGTAGAAGACATCGCGGGAATGGTTTCGTTCCTCGCGAGCCCGAAATCCTCGTACATGACGGGCCAGATTCTCGGCGTGAACGGCGGCATGGAGTGGTAG
- a CDS encoding acyl-CoA carboxylase subunit beta, with the protein MSGDEGSGAGELQKRREQAENGGGKERIEAQHEKGKLTARERIDYFLDDGTFHEFDQFVEHRCTNFGMDERTQAGDAVVTGYGEVDGRKVLVFAHDFTVFGGSVSEVVGQKIAKAMEHAINNGVPIIGLNDSGGARIQEGLDALVGFAKLFKLNTKASGVIPQISSIMGPCAGGATYSPALTDFTVMVQDTSHMMITGPEVIKTVTGEDITMEELGGAGAHSTKSGVAHFVCDDDKEALDHIRALLSYLPSNHLEDPPRVESWDDPNRTLDDILDIVPEDPKKPYDVRDVVDRVVDEESFLEVQPAFARTVVTGFARMDGKPVGIVANQPKVNAGTLDIDSSEKAARFVRFCDAFNFPIISLVDVPGFMPGTEQEHNGIIRHGAKLIYAYAEATVPLLTVITRKAYGGAYIVMASKFLGADVNYAWPEAEMAVMGPQGAVNVLFRKQIAAADDPDAEREQLMEDFREEFANPYAAAKRGYVDDVLHPRETRTRLIADLDLLERKRVDSPDKAHGNIPL; encoded by the coding sequence ATGAGTGGGGACGAGGGATCTGGGGCTGGGGAGCTTCAGAAACGACGAGAGCAGGCGGAAAACGGCGGCGGTAAAGAGCGCATCGAAGCCCAACACGAGAAGGGAAAGCTCACCGCACGCGAGCGTATCGACTACTTCCTAGACGACGGAACGTTCCACGAGTTTGACCAGTTCGTCGAACACCGATGTACGAACTTCGGGATGGACGAGCGGACGCAGGCCGGAGACGCGGTCGTGACGGGCTACGGCGAGGTTGATGGCCGGAAAGTGCTCGTCTTCGCCCACGATTTCACCGTGTTCGGTGGCTCTGTGAGCGAAGTCGTTGGCCAGAAAATCGCCAAGGCGATGGAACACGCCATCAACAACGGCGTTCCCATCATCGGCCTCAACGACTCCGGCGGCGCACGGATTCAGGAAGGCCTCGACGCACTCGTGGGCTTTGCGAAACTCTTCAAACTGAACACGAAGGCTTCGGGTGTCATCCCACAGATTTCATCGATTATGGGGCCGTGTGCGGGTGGAGCGACCTACTCGCCTGCACTCACCGACTTCACTGTCATGGTGCAGGACACGAGCCACATGATGATTACCGGCCCCGAGGTCATCAAGACCGTCACGGGCGAGGACATCACGATGGAAGAACTCGGCGGGGCAGGAGCTCATTCAACGAAAAGCGGAGTTGCTCACTTCGTCTGCGACGACGACAAAGAGGCGCTTGACCACATTCGCGCACTGCTCTCGTACCTCCCGTCGAATCACTTAGAAGACCCACCGCGCGTCGAGTCATGGGACGACCCAAACCGGACACTCGATGACATCCTGGACATCGTTCCCGAAGACCCGAAAAAACCCTACGACGTGCGCGACGTTGTAGACCGCGTTGTAGACGAGGAGTCGTTCCTCGAAGTCCAGCCTGCGTTCGCGCGCACGGTCGTCACCGGCTTTGCGCGCATGGACGGCAAGCCAGTCGGCATCGTCGCCAACCAGCCAAAAGTCAACGCGGGCACGCTCGACATCGACTCGAGCGAGAAGGCAGCCAGATTCGTGCGCTTTTGTGATGCCTTCAACTTCCCCATCATCTCGCTCGTAGACGTGCCCGGATTCATGCCGGGAACCGAACAGGAGCACAACGGCATCATCCGTCACGGCGCGAAACTCATCTACGCATACGCAGAGGCAACGGTGCCGCTGCTCACCGTCATCACGCGCAAAGCCTACGGCGGCGCGTACATCGTGATGGCCTCGAAGTTCCTCGGCGCGGACGTGAACTACGCCTGGCCAGAAGCTGAAATGGCCGTGATGGGGCCACAGGGCGCGGTAAACGTCCTGTTCAGAAAGCAGATTGCGGCCGCAGACGACCCGGATGCAGAACGCGAACAGCTCATGGAGGATTTCCGCGAGGAGTTTGCGAACCCGTACGCCGCTGCGAAACGTGGCTACGTAGACGATGTGTTGCACCCGCGCGAGACGCGAACGCGGCTCATTGCCGACCTCGACTTACTCGAACGCAAGCGCGTTGACAGCCCGGACAAAGCACACGGAAACATCCCACTATGA
- a CDS encoding thiolase family protein, translating to MDVAVIGASMTQFGKREGWIRDLLAEAGEACLSDAGVAPTDVDHLYVSNMASGEFEGQTGVPNMLAHDLGAMPAYTARIDQTSSSGGAGIYHAWQSVASGTSEMTMLVGGEKMTHRSTAESTDIIASITHPVEYKHGLTLPSFAGLTARLYLDKYDAPRESLAKVAVKNHKNGVDNPHAQFRKEVDLETVMESPLVADPLRLYDFCPITDGSAALMFCPEEVAKEYTDEYVVVSGVGGATDTHVVHERDDPTVMGGVVESGKQAYEMSGYGPEDIDVAELHDMFTILEFLQSEGLGFFEPGEGWKAVEEGVTERDGDLPVNTSGGLKSKGHPLGASGVAQGYEIYKQLMGEAGARQVEADVGLCCNVGGFGNCVITTIMEARQ from the coding sequence ATGGACGTCGCAGTAATCGGGGCGTCGATGACCCAGTTCGGGAAGCGCGAGGGCTGGATCCGCGACCTGCTCGCGGAAGCCGGCGAAGCGTGTCTCTCTGACGCGGGCGTCGCCCCCACAGACGTAGACCACCTGTACGTATCGAATATGGCGAGCGGCGAGTTCGAAGGCCAAACTGGCGTTCCGAACATGCTGGCCCACGACCTCGGCGCGATGCCTGCCTACACCGCACGCATCGACCAGACCAGTTCCTCTGGCGGCGCTGGTATCTACCACGCGTGGCAGTCGGTTGCCTCGGGTACAAGCGAGATGACGATGCTCGTTGGCGGCGAGAAGATGACCCACCGTTCGACGGCCGAATCGACGGACATCATCGCCTCAATTACGCATCCCGTCGAGTACAAACACGGCCTGACGCTGCCGAGTTTCGCCGGTCTCACCGCCCGACTCTATCTCGACAAATACGACGCACCGCGCGAGAGTCTGGCGAAGGTCGCAGTGAAAAATCACAAAAACGGCGTGGACAACCCCCACGCCCAGTTCAGGAAGGAAGTCGATTTGGAGACGGTCATGGAGTCGCCACTCGTGGCCGACCCGCTCCGTCTTTACGACTTCTGTCCCATCACCGACGGCAGCGCCGCGCTCATGTTCTGTCCCGAAGAGGTCGCCAAGGAGTACACCGACGAGTACGTCGTCGTCTCCGGTGTTGGCGGCGCGACGGACACGCACGTCGTCCACGAACGCGACGACCCGACCGTCATGGGCGGGGTCGTCGAAAGCGGAAAACAGGCCTACGAGATGTCCGGCTACGGCCCGGAGGACATCGACGTGGCCGAACTCCACGACATGTTCACCATCCTCGAATTCCTCCAGAGCGAAGGCCTCGGCTTCTTCGAACCCGGCGAAGGCTGGAAGGCAGTCGAAGAGGGCGTCACCGAACGCGACGGCGACCTCCCAGTCAACACCTCCGGTGGTCTCAAATCGAAGGGCCACCCGCTCGGTGCATCGGGCGTCGCGCAGGGCTATGAAATCTACAAACAGCTCATGGGAGAGGCCGGAGCACGCCAGGTCGAAGCCGATGTCGGCCTCTGTTGTAACGTCGGCGGCTTTGGAAACTGTGTTATCACCACGATCATGGAGGCCCGCCAATGA
- a CDS encoding OB-fold domain-containing protein, with translation MSFDAYRCPNGHITYPSHPLCPECGEKQTETVDLTEETATVITWTTSTATPPGVEAPNTIAVVEFDVEGETVRAIGQATTDEIEIGDEVRPVYADQLREPGAGIREPESQEWDGYRFEPVL, from the coding sequence ATGAGCTTCGACGCCTACCGTTGTCCGAATGGGCACATCACGTACCCGAGCCACCCACTCTGTCCGGAGTGCGGTGAGAAACAGACGGAAACGGTGGACCTCACCGAGGAGACGGCGACCGTCATCACGTGGACGACGAGCACGGCAACGCCACCCGGTGTCGAGGCGCCGAACACGATTGCCGTCGTGGAGTTCGACGTCGAGGGCGAGACGGTTCGCGCCATCGGACAGGCCACGACCGACGAAATCGAGATTGGCGACGAAGTCCGTCCCGTCTACGCAGACCAACTCCGCGAACCCGGCGCGGGTATCCGTGAGCCGGAGAGTCAGGAGTGGGATGGGTACCGATTCGAACCTGTCCTGTAA
- a CDS encoding VOC family protein, with amino-acid sequence MEPRLSVVTLGVENLDRAIEFYRDGLGLPLENRDPDSDIAFFTLGPTRLALYPRELLAEDATVSPAGEGFSGITLAHNVRSAEAVDAQLEEAVDAGATLVKPGQEVFWGGYSGYFADPDGHLWEVAWNPFFDSD; translated from the coding sequence ATGGAGCCACGTCTCAGTGTTGTCACGCTTGGCGTCGAAAATCTCGACCGTGCAATCGAGTTCTACCGCGACGGGCTTGGTCTGCCACTCGAAAACCGCGACCCAGACAGCGACATCGCGTTTTTCACACTCGGTCCGACGCGACTCGCGCTCTACCCGCGTGAGTTGCTCGCAGAAGACGCGACCGTGTCGCCAGCAGGCGAGGGATTTTCAGGGATAACGCTCGCGCACAACGTGCGGTCTGCGGAGGCAGTAGATGCGCAACTCGAAGAGGCAGTCGATGCAGGTGCAACGCTCGTCAAACCCGGCCAAGAGGTGTTTTGGGGTGGCTATTCGGGCTACTTTGCTGACCCTGACGGGCACCTCTGGGAAGTCGCGTGGAACCCGTTTTTCGACAGCGACTAA
- a CDS encoding HTH domain-containing protein — MKNLPPHRLALYYRAPAPDEARRSQDHIFERLSELERMNGTHVDLHEWPMRVGLDTDEDERAREALSHYAEFDSWAHDHNVSLAPYFNVHESHWFTGEDTSELIFPMLCLAVYDGDELVDVFPHTEGDHAVSISEFIDRLEADLDRDESAQPHQPAT; from the coding sequence ATGAAGAACCTACCCCCCCACCGATTAGCACTGTATTACAGAGCGCCAGCGCCGGACGAAGCGCGCCGTTCACAAGACCACATTTTCGAGCGGCTTTCCGAACTCGAACGGATGAACGGGACGCACGTAGATCTCCACGAGTGGCCCATGCGCGTCGGGCTCGACACGGATGAAGACGAGCGAGCACGCGAGGCACTTTCGCACTACGCCGAGTTCGATAGCTGGGCGCACGACCATAACGTGAGCCTCGCTCCATACTTCAACGTTCACGAATCGCATTGGTTCACCGGCGAAGATACGAGCGAACTCATCTTCCCGATGCTGTGTCTTGCCGTGTACGATGGCGACGAGTTGGTGGACGTGTTCCCGCATACGGAAGGCGACCACGCCGTCTCCATCAGTGAGTTCATCGACCGACTCGAAGCAGACCTCGACCGCGACGAATCTGCGCAGCCACACCAACCCGCAACCTGA
- a CDS encoding bifunctional nuclease family protein, which translates to MTHRAVVRGVGVSVGNEGPGAPAVVLEVRGELLPIYVSADQAQSMQLAMRGRQFERPLTHDLLVDMIAEFGGAIDQVRIDDLADGTFFAKIDAEQYVGGEGRELVFDARPSDAIAIALRADCPIIVSDAVVDRAGYQPEEFSLQGFDEYD; encoded by the coding sequence ATGACTCATCGAGCCGTCGTTCGGGGCGTCGGGGTCAGTGTGGGGAATGAAGGTCCCGGCGCACCTGCGGTGGTCCTCGAAGTGAGAGGCGAGTTGCTCCCGATTTACGTGAGCGCAGACCAAGCCCAATCGATGCAACTCGCCATGCGCGGGCGGCAGTTCGAACGCCCCCTGACCCACGACCTCCTCGTGGATATGATAGCTGAGTTCGGTGGCGCAATCGACCAAGTGCGCATCGACGACCTCGCGGATGGCACCTTTTTTGCGAAAATCGACGCAGAACAGTACGTCGGCGGCGAGGGTCGAGAACTCGTCTTCGACGCTCGCCCAAGTGACGCCATCGCCATCGCACTGCGCGCTGACTGCCCGATTATCGTCTCCGACGCCGTCGTCGACCGGGCGGGCTACCAACCAGAAGAGTTCTCGCTCCAAGGTTTCGATGAGTATGACTGA
- a CDS encoding YbaK/EbsC family protein: MHERAAQFAARAAEEYGFEVDVHEFPEGTKTAADAADAIGCAVAQIASSIAVVADGDLIVVVTSGANRVDFEKVADLQEVPEGTVRMANADEIKDTLGWSIGGVPPFCHSTRVPVYLDETLLGHNEVWAAAGTPETVFPIDPDTLSSFSDATVADVRT; this comes from the coding sequence ATGCACGAACGCGCCGCCCAGTTCGCGGCTCGCGCCGCAGAGGAGTACGGGTTCGAGGTTGATGTTCACGAGTTCCCCGAGGGGACGAAAACGGCCGCGGATGCGGCAGATGCCATTGGCTGTGCCGTTGCCCAGATTGCGAGCAGTATCGCCGTCGTCGCAGACGGCGACCTGATTGTCGTCGTCACCTCTGGCGCAAACCGCGTCGATTTCGAGAAAGTCGCAGACTTACAGGAAGTGCCAGAGGGAACGGTCCGGATGGCAAACGCAGACGAAATTAAAGACACACTTGGCTGGTCTATCGGCGGCGTGCCGCCATTTTGCCATTCGACGCGTGTCCCGGTGTATCTCGACGAGACGCTGCTCGGCCATAACGAGGTGTGGGCGGCGGCGGGGACGCCAGAGACGGTGTTCCCAATCGACCCAGACACGCTGTCTTCATTTTCGGACGCCACGGTCGCAGACGTGCGAACGTAA
- a CDS encoding acetate--CoA ligase family protein — MGTLSTLFAPERIAVVGATERTGSVGRAITENLLAAYRGETVPVNPRADTVCGVESYETIAAVPGQIDLAVVVVPPTIVVAVVREAAEAGVENVVVITAGFSETGGEGAAREGELTAVANEYDLNLVGPNSLGIISTGVGMNATFGPDNALPGSISFMSQSGAFITAVLDWANDRDIGFRDVVSLGNKAVLSEADFIREWGDDAGTEVIMGYLEAIEDGEGFIQAAREVTQDTPIVLVKSGRTEAGARAASSHTGAIAGSERAYKTGLEQAGVLRVETVQDLFDFAGILNGQPLPERGDVAIVTNAGGPGVMTTDAVGDSSLSLASFTQDTLSALTETMPAEANIHNPIDVIGDADIGRFETAIDLALADDRVGCAVILTCPTAVLDFDAFAESVVSLQATHETPISVCLMGGDSTREAAARLNSAGIPTYFDPARAVRSLDALWRYRQISEREYVPPKTFDVDRERAREILDAAAERGQPQLGIEAMELLSAYGIQTPAGAVVDSPADAVTAAQDIGDPEVVMKIVSPDIPHKSDIGGVKVGVPLEDVYDAYEDLVTRAREYQPDATILGVQVQELVAREEATETIVGMNRDPQFGPLVMFGLGGIFVEVLEDATFRVAPVSERDATAMLDEIKTAPLLRGARGRKPVDQQALAETIQRLSQLVTDFPEILELDVNPLLATPEGATALDLRLTIDQ, encoded by the coding sequence ATGGGAACGCTATCGACACTGTTTGCACCAGAGCGAATCGCCGTGGTTGGTGCGACCGAACGCACTGGGTCCGTTGGCCGCGCCATCACCGAAAACTTGCTCGCAGCGTATCGCGGTGAGACCGTCCCGGTCAACCCGCGCGCCGACACCGTCTGCGGCGTAGAAAGTTACGAAACAATCGCAGCCGTCCCCGGACAGATTGACCTCGCGGTCGTCGTCGTGCCGCCAACCATCGTCGTAGCGGTGGTCAGAGAGGCCGCCGAGGCGGGTGTCGAAAACGTCGTCGTCATCACCGCAGGCTTCTCTGAAACCGGTGGCGAGGGTGCGGCGCGCGAAGGAGAGCTCACCGCAGTCGCAAACGAGTACGACCTCAACCTCGTCGGTCCGAACAGCCTCGGCATCATCTCGACCGGCGTCGGGATGAACGCCACCTTCGGCCCGGATAACGCGCTTCCCGGGTCGATTTCCTTCATGAGTCAGTCGGGCGCGTTCATCACGGCTGTCCTCGACTGGGCAAACGACCGCGACATCGGCTTTCGCGACGTGGTTTCACTCGGGAACAAAGCTGTCCTCTCAGAGGCGGACTTCATCCGCGAGTGGGGCGACGACGCGGGAACGGAGGTCATCATGGGCTACTTAGAAGCCATCGAAGACGGTGAGGGGTTCATTCAGGCCGCCCGCGAGGTGACCCAAGACACACCAATCGTGCTCGTGAAATCGGGACGTACCGAGGCAGGCGCACGCGCCGCCTCCTCGCACACCGGCGCGATTGCGGGGAGCGAGCGCGCCTACAAAACCGGCCTTGAACAGGCGGGCGTTCTCCGCGTCGAAACCGTCCAGGACTTGTTCGACTTTGCGGGGATTTTGAACGGCCAACCGCTCCCCGAACGCGGCGATGTGGCGATTGTCACGAACGCTGGCGGCCCCGGCGTAATGACGACCGACGCGGTGGGCGACTCGTCGCTCTCGCTCGCCTCGTTCACGCAGGACACGCTTTCCGCACTCACGGAAACGATGCCTGCAGAAGCGAACATCCACAACCCAATCGACGTGATCGGCGACGCCGACATCGGGCGCTTCGAGACGGCCATCGACCTCGCGCTCGCAGACGACCGGGTGGGCTGTGCGGTCATCCTCACCTGTCCAACGGCCGTCCTCGATTTCGACGCGTTCGCAGAAAGCGTCGTCTCGCTGCAAGCAACCCACGAAACGCCGATTTCCGTCTGTTTGATGGGCGGCGATTCGACACGCGAGGCTGCGGCGCGACTGAACAGTGCAGGGATTCCAACGTACTTCGACCCGGCGCGAGCCGTCCGCAGTCTCGATGCACTTTGGCGGTATCGGCAGATTAGCGAGCGCGAGTACGTCCCACCGAAGACGTTCGACGTAGACCGCGAGCGCGCCCGTGAAATTCTCGACGCGGCGGCCGAACGCGGTCAACCACAACTCGGAATCGAAGCGATGGAGTTGCTCTCTGCCTACGGGATTCAGACGCCTGCTGGCGCAGTCGTGGACTCGCCCGCAGACGCCGTCACCGCCGCACAGGACATTGGCGACCCCGAAGTCGTCATGAAAATCGTTAGTCCGGACATCCCGCACAAATCCGACATCGGCGGCGTGAAAGTCGGCGTACCGCTCGAAGACGTGTACGATGCCTACGAAGACCTCGTCACCCGCGCCCGAGAGTACCAGCCGGATGCGACGATTCTCGGCGTTCAGGTACAGGAACTGGTGGCGCGCGAGGAAGCGACCGAAACCATCGTCGGAATGAATCGCGACCCACAGTTCGGCCCGCTTGTCATGTTCGGGCTTGGCGGTATTTTCGTGGAGGTCTTAGAAGATGCCACGTTCCGGGTCGCCCCCGTGAGCGAGCGCGATGCAACCGCCATGCTTGACGAAATCAAGACGGCACCGCTCTTGCGTGGCGCTCGCGGCCGAAAACCCGTTGACCAGCAGGCGCTCGCAGAGACCATTCAACGGCTCTCACAGCTCGTGACCGACTTTCCCGAAATTCTCGAACTGGACGTTAATCCACTGCTCGCCACGCCCGAGGGGGCAACGGCACTCGACCTCAGACTCACTATCGACCAATGA
- a CDS encoding phosphotransacetylase family protein: MNSLLITSTEESTGKTAIALALATLASAQGASVGYMKPKGTRLQSNVGKILDEDPMLARDLLDSTDDLAEMEPVIYSPTFIENAIRGQEDPDALRDRVAENFAHLATDRDLMVVEGGGSYTTGGIIGLTDADVANVLDSKVLLVATYREPGDVDDVLAAAESFGDRLGGVLFNAVKDADYDRVSTDVVPFLESRGIPVYGVLPRKRELAGLTVSALAKELGAQLVTPNVPTDGYIERFVVGAMGAEAALSQFRRTKAAAMITGGDRTDIQTAALEAPGITCLLLTGGFQPPGAVVGKAAERGVPILLMQTDTMTTIERAEDVIRSGRTRDEETVASMRELLAAHADVDAILQ, encoded by the coding sequence ATGAACTCACTGCTCATCACGTCAACCGAAGAAAGCACCGGCAAAACGGCCATCGCCCTCGCGCTTGCGACACTCGCGTCCGCGCAGGGTGCGTCCGTTGGCTACATGAAACCCAAAGGCACACGCCTCCAGTCGAACGTCGGGAAAATCCTCGACGAAGACCCGATGCTCGCGCGCGACCTGCTCGATTCAACGGACGACCTCGCAGAAATGGAGCCGGTCATCTATTCGCCAACGTTCATCGAAAACGCCATCCGCGGGCAAGAAGACCCGGACGCACTCAGAGACCGCGTCGCGGAGAACTTCGCCCACCTCGCCACAGATCGCGACCTGATGGTCGTCGAAGGCGGCGGGAGCTACACGACCGGTGGTATCATCGGACTGACCGATGCCGACGTGGCAAACGTCCTCGATTCGAAAGTGCTGTTGGTCGCGACCTACCGCGAACCGGGCGACGTAGACGACGTGCTCGCGGCGGCTGAAAGTTTCGGTGACCGACTCGGCGGCGTGCTGTTCAACGCCGTCAAGGACGCAGACTACGACCGCGTCTCGACGGACGTGGTGCCGTTTCTCGAAAGCCGCGGGATTCCTGTTTACGGTGTGCTCCCACGAAAGCGCGAACTCGCCGGGCTCACCGTTTCAGCCCTCGCCAAAGAACTCGGCGCACAGCTCGTGACGCCAAACGTGCCCACCGACGGCTACATCGAGCGATTCGTTGTCGGTGCCATGGGTGCAGAGGCCGCGCTCAGTCAGTTCCGACGGACGAAAGCCGCGGCGATGATTACGGGCGGCGACCGCACCGACATCCAAACGGCGGCCCTCGAAGCACCGGGCATCACGTGTCTGCTGCTGACTGGCGGGTTCCAGCCCCCGGGAGCCGTCGTTGGGAAGGCCGCAGAGCGCGGCGTTCCTATCTTGCTCATGCAGACGGACACGATGACGACCATCGAGCGCGCAGAAGACGTGATTCGCTCCGGGCGCACCCGCGACGAGGAAACCGTCGCCTCGATGCGCGAGTTGTTGGCTGCGCACGCAGACGTAGACGCGATACTTCAGTGA
- a CDS encoding universal stress protein — protein sequence MYDVILVPTDGSDAARRAGTYAINLAIETGATLHVVYVVDESAATLLFSSQPLSDMLKAFTEAGEQAVEEIVIAATEAGVEATTEIVRGIHINEAIVSAAERADADLIVMGTYGARGIEQVLGSTTTRVLSQSSIPVLAVPAEKRE from the coding sequence ATGTATGACGTGATTCTCGTGCCGACTGACGGAAGCGACGCGGCACGCAGAGCGGGCACGTACGCCATCAACCTCGCAATCGAAACCGGTGCGACTCTCCACGTGGTGTACGTCGTAGACGAAAGCGCGGCAACGTTGCTGTTCAGTTCACAGCCGCTCAGCGACATGCTCAAAGCGTTCACTGAAGCCGGTGAGCAGGCTGTCGAAGAAATTGTAATCGCAGCGACGGAGGCGGGCGTCGAAGCGACAACCGAAATCGTCCGCGGCATTCACATCAACGAGGCCATTGTCTCGGCGGCAGAGCGCGCGGATGCAGACCTCATCGTCATGGGAACCTACGGCGCACGCGGTATCGAACAGGTGCTTGGCAGTACGACGACGCGCGTCCTCTCACAATCTTCGATTCCAGTGTTAGCGGTTCCGGCAGAAAAACGCGAGTAG